One part of the Plasmodium yoelii strain 17X genome assembly, chromosome: 13 genome encodes these proteins:
- a CDS encoding chaperone binding protein, putative yields the protein MVCTEEDKKKREENEKELEEKIKNMSFDERIKNALDAKLDGNNDFKNKDYENGINKYKTGLRYIKDMEDKNDKIKELEIALYLNLSICYYNMENYNDAHEYVTKVLNIDKTNKKGMFRLCQIEFNRCSFDVAKEKIQEFLKIYPENLDAKKLLKNVIIKQNEDNKKQKEAFSKIFEKASGLYDDREKEIIQKKKEKYEQDMKKKKENNEEIIDFEEWEIQENEKRKKEDEEQKKKQREKEMEREKEREKNNKKKQYNKKNESISSNTTHNSSDLEIDEEDQKIINETKKMGYCYFKKDIKEDDKKLFEKNIPRKIEEANDIDLNSQQTSNKAISSWNSGGTTYEEKDMTKWVKNKLDYYLKNISFKNTEESDYLNLNNQNEFNLTNISYPEILPVQYLNKIKINEVKDLSAEAQIVVIRGTKRHIFEFSCNLHVSLYINLPEFHVHKIIVQIKELSSELEAGKTWKNYIFIKKNDKLKIPDKLFDNIYTFVINDIETQIKKFTEEYSTM from the coding sequence atggTGTGTACAGAAGAagataagaaaaaaagagaagaaaatgaaaaagaattagaggaaaaaataaagaatatgaGTTTTGAtgaaagaataaaaaatgcGCTTGATGCTAAATTGGATGGAAAcaatgattttaaaaataaagattaTGAAAATggtattaataaatataaaacaggtttaagatatataaaagatatggaagataaaaatgataaaataaaagaactTGAAATAGCTTTATATCTTAATCTAAGTATATGCTATTATAATatggaaaattataatgatgCACATGAATATGTAACAAAAGTTTTAAACAttgataaaacaaataaaaaggGTATGTTTAGATTATGTCAAATTGAATTTAATAGATGTAGTTTTGATGTtgcaaaagaaaaaattcaagaatttttgaaaatatatccTGAAAATTTAGatgcaaaaaaattattaaaaaatgttataattaaacaaaatgaagataataaaaaacaaaaagaagctttttctaaaatttttgaaaaagcATCAGGATTATATGATGATagagaaaaagaaataatacaaaaaaaaaaagaaaaatatgaacaagatatgaaaaaaaaaaaagaaaataatgaagaaattaTAGATTTTGAAGAATGGGAAATtcaagaaaatgaaaaaagaaaaaaagaagatgaagaacaaaaaaaaaaacaaagagAAAAAGAAATGGAAAGAGAAAaagaaagagaaaaaaataataaaaaaaaacaatataataaaaaaaatgaatctaTATCTTCAAATACAACACATAATTCATCTGATCTAGAAATCGATGAAGAAGaccaaaaaataattaatgaaacaaaaaaaatgggttattgttattttaaaaaagatataaaagaagatgataaaaaattatttgaaaaaaatataccaaGAAAAATAGAAGAAGCAAATGACATTGATTTGAATTCACAACAAACTTCAAATAAAGCAATATCATCTTGGAATTCAGGAGGTACAACATATGAAGAAAAAGATATGACCAAATgggtaaaaaataaattagattattatttaaaaaatattagttttaaaaatacaGAAGAATctgattatttaaatttaaataaccaaaatgaatttaatttaacaaatataagtTATCCAGAAATATTACCTGtacaatatttaaataaaattaaaataaatgaagtCAAAGATTTATCAGCAGAAGCTCAAATAGTTGTTATAAGAGGAACAAAAAGACACATATTCGAATTTTCTTGTAATTTACATGTATcactttatataaatttaccTGAATTTCATGTTCACAAAATTATTGTACAAATTAAAGAATTATCAAGCGAATTAGAAGCTGGAAAAACatggaaaaattatatttttataaaaaaaaatgataaattaaaaatacctgataaattatttgataatatatataccttTGTGATTAATGATATAGAAacacaaattaaaaaatttacagAAGAATACAGTacaatgtga
- a CDS encoding MSP7-like protein, protein MKGKIALLSSLILLNCLLSENIDTPEDQINELTEKLNKYEEQISSNQVSEDDVSDEIEELKMKIEELKKEIEDYDDDEVEGNDESPSGGGGGSVKVTGQDGGSGGGGEKGSGGSGGGKGGAGSGGPDGQVLGGSGGSGLSSQGGSSQQGLQGPAGPAGQRASQGTGDQRDSQGDRADSSSDNAQVVGIKYLDTIYDELLTNSENKNLINNNENHNKYSEFKKRYDNFALTPKESEIIKDLLTKMFVTNSDNKLNELLVVFKKALHDKEFAEELNNLISGIYAFSKRHNYLVTEKDEYREKYEKLYENISKVFQTSSFQPPSTQSQPTQPPSPNGESPPTQPQPNAESLTPSQPNSLPSGPGPQPSSGSQPSSEPSLGPSPPGPSPPGQSSPPPVPPVPGPPSVPESSS, encoded by the coding sequence atgaaaGGGAAAATCGCATTATTAAGTTCTTTGATTTTGCTGAATTGTTTATTAAGCGAAAATATCGATACACCAGAAGATCAGATAAATGAATTAACTGAAAAATTAAACAAGTATGAAGAACAAATCTCATCTAATCAAGTTTCAGAAGATGACGTTAGTGACGAAATTGAGGAATTAAAGATGAAGATTGAGGAGTTGAAAAAGGAGATCGAGGATTATGACGATGACGAGGTCGAAGGGAATGATGAGTCACCATCGGGTGGAGGAGGTGGATCAGTTAAGGTAACTGGACAAGATGGAGGAAGCGGAGGAGGGGGAGAAAAGGGTTCAGGTGGATCAGGTGGGGGAAAGGGTGGAGCCGGATCAGGTGGACCAGATGGGCAGGTTTTAGGTGGATCAGGGGGAAGTGGACTTAGTTCTCAGGGAGGTTCTTCGCAACAAGGACTTCAGGGGCCAGCAGGACCAGCAGGACAACGGGCATCTCAAGGAACTGGTGATCAACGGGATTCTCAGGGCGACCGAGCAGATTCATCCAGCGATAATGCACAGGTCGTTGGAATAAAATATCTCGACACTATTTACGACGAACTCCTTACTAATagcgaaaataaaaatttaatcaaCAACAATGAAAAccataataaatatagtgAATTCAAAAAAAGATATGATAATTTTGCATTAACCCCAAAAGAATcggaaataataaaagatttattaacaaaaatgtTTGTAACTAATTctgataataaattaaatgagTTGTTAGTTGTATTTAAAAAAGCTTTACATGATAAAGAATTTGCAgaagaattaaataatttgataTCTGGTATTTATGCATTTTCAAAAAGACACAATTATTTAGTAACTGAAAAAGATGAATATAGAGagaaatatgaaaaattatatgaaaacaTAAGCAAAGTGTTCCAAACATCATCTTTCCAACCACCATCTACTCAATCACAACCCACTCAACCACCATCACCCAATGGAGAATCACCACCTACTCAACCACAACCCAATGCAGAATCACTCACTCCATCACAACCCAATTCATTACCATCTGGTCCAGGACCACAACCCAGTTCAGGATCACAACCCAGTTCAGAACCATCACTCGGTCCATCACCACCCGGTCCATCACCACCCGGTCAATCATCCCCCCCTCCAGTACCACCCGTTCCAGGACCACCATCCGTCCCAGAATCATCCAGTTAA
- a CDS encoding MSP7-like protein, whose product MMAYKKLCFLAILALSLKAVSANDFSNNDDNIDDENVSDVINIFKNKNHDLYNNPNYISDIKKKFQLLKNQIDQMNKYEKGMSSGDIANILDEDSDDDSNNDEIVFGMSEEDLDNYDDDFWGQNAKKITPVQKGPDANGATLVEGNDEPQVGGGDQGGKVNQGAQVINAVQGGDGLVQGSSGDQVSEDPEPNLEKTAFLGAIFDEILKEQHHDDDVHSTEYHSKYNSLKNECDFPMNLEEYNIAKKLISSYFQSGSTENPIYLYDILLKSLKDEEYKKHFKNFIYGIYSFAKKYNYLSATRLAEANSQFIPNVLKALATVDLK is encoded by the coding sequence ATGATGGCATATAAAAAGTTATGTTTTTTAGCTATTTTAGCATTATCCTTAAAAGCTGTGTCAGCTAAtgatttttcaaataatgaCGATAATATTGATGATGAAAATGTATCTgatgttataaatatatttaaaaataaaaatcatgATTTATATAACAATCCTAATTATATTAgcgatattaaaaaaaaattccaattattaaaaaatcaaattgaTCAAATGAACAAATATGAAAAAGGAATGTCATCAGGAGATATTGCAAATATCCTTGACGAGGATTCTGATGATGATTCAAATAATGACGAAATTGTTTTTGGCATGAGTGAGGAAGATTTAGATAATTATGATGATGACTTTTGGGGTcaaaatgcaaaaaaaataactccAGTTCAAAAGGGCCCCGATGCAAATGGTGCAACCCTTGTCGAGGGAAATGACGAACCACAAGTAGGTGGCGGAGATCAAGGAGGTAAAGTAAATCAAGGAGCCCAAGTAATTAATGCAGTCCAAGGAGGTGACGGATTAGTACAAGGAAGTAGTGGAGACCAAGTGAGTGAAGATCCCGAACccaatttagaaaaaaccgCCTTCTTAGGCGCCATTTTTGATGAAATTCTTAAAGAGCAACATCACGATGATGACGTACATAGTACCGAATACCATAGCAAATATAATTCTCTAAAAAATGAATGTGATTTTCCTATGAATCTTGAGGAGTACAATATTGCAAAAAAACTTATTTCAAGTTATTTTCAAAGTGGATCCACTGAAAACCCAATTTACTTATATGATATACTTCTAAAATCATTAAAGGatgaagaatataaaaaacattttaaaaatttcatTTATGGTATCTATAGTtttgctaaaaaatataactatttAAGTGCAACCAGATTAGCAGAAGCAAATAGCCAATTCATACCCAACGTATTAAAGGCCTTAGCTACAGTTGAtcttaaataa
- a CDS encoding MSP7-like protein: MKVNKYLSPLVVLALYSAVVCDSSDSTINNNNIDIPNDKNDINNIDSNDINKIDSNNDLPNENINNESDDENNECECCDKKDCDHSNSEKDCSSNDEQNENLTDNNDENELNDDTENDDMNDTDNAVINILSPNYTNDFYNAVIANLNENDKNGNYKNKYEDFKNKYDNVIAIDEKEFEIFSKLVEVFMKNHQDFSFNSNFLYELLTKALSDQGFKTEFKEFMNNMYNFVKKKQEGKPMTENDKIYMTLFENVLSLLNSM, translated from the coding sequence atgaaagttAATAAATATCTTTCCCCTTTAGTAGTATTAGCCTTGTATTCCGCTGTAGTTTGTGACTCGTCAGATTCgactataaataataacaacatTGATATACCAAATGATAAAAACGACATAAACAATATCGATTCAAACGACATAAATAAAATCGATTCAAATAATGATTTaccaaatgaaaatataaataacgaatctgatgatgaaaataatgaatgtGAATGTTGTGATAAAAAAGATTGTGACCATTCTAACTCAGAAAAAGATTGCTCATCTAAtgatgaacaaaatgaaaactTAACAGATAATAATGAcgaaaatgaattaaatgaTGATAcagaaaatgatgatatgAATGATACAGATAATGcagttataaatatattaagcCCAAATTATACAAACGATTTTTATAATGCTGTTATTGcaaatttaaatgaaaatgataaaaatggaaattataaaaataaatatgaagattttaaaaataaatatgataatgtTATAGCTATTGATGAAAAAgaatttgaaatattttcaaaattagtTGAAGTATTTATGAAAAATCATCAAGATTTTAGTTTTAATTCAAACTTTTTATATGAACTACTTACAAAAGCACTTTCTGATCAAGGTTTTAAAACTGAGTTTAAAGAATTCATGAATAACAtgtataattttgttaaaaaaaaacaagaaGGAAAACCTATGactgaaaatgataaaatatacatGACACTATTTGAAAATGTTTTATCCTTACTTAATTCTATGTAA